The Caldicellulosiruptor acetigenus DNA window AAATTGTCTCAGCTGTGGGTCTGTTGTGTGCACAGAGATTTTCAAGGGGCTCAAGTGAAACTTAACTATTCTCTCAAAATCTTTTTGTGTCAGGTTTGTAAGGGTGATATAGTTACCACTTAAAACCGAGAGAACGGTGTCATCATCTTTGATATAGAGAGTATCTCTCATTCCTTTGGGAAGCTGGTCAATAAAACAAAATATACATTTGTTTGTGCACCTTTTTACATTCTCATACTCAAATTCTATCCCCATAGGCTTTAATTTCCTATTTATAAGTCCTATTTTTTGGATTTTGCCATCTCTCATATATTCTATCAAAAGAGTGTCATCCTTAGAGTAATACATGTAGTCAAGAAGGTCATTGAGCTTGTTGCCGTTTATGTTCAAAATTATATCTCCTTCTTTGATACCACATTTGTAAGCTAAGCTTCCCTCAAACACTCTCGAAACCTTTAACATCTTTTCACCTTTTCATATACTTTTTTAATCTAAAAAACCTTCCCGTGCTTTTGTTATATATTCCATGCAAAACTCATCCTGCCCAGACAAAGTCTCAGAAGCATAAATGAGCTTCATTAAAACATCATCAAGAGGGTCAGCAATACAGCTGTTGAGTCCAAAATATATTGCAATGGGCAAAAACGCTCTGTTTATCCACCTTCTTTTTGGCAAGCCAAAAGATATATTTGAAAGGCCGCATATAATATTTACATTCTCAAACTCATTCCTCAAAAGCCTGATTGTCTCAAGCGCAATATCAACATATCTTTTATCCACAGAAACTGGCTGAACCATGGGGTCTAAAAATATGTCCTCAAGCAAGATTCCTTCCTTGTCAAATCTGTCAACAAGTCGTTTTGCTATCTCAAGCCTACTTTGAGGGTCTTCTGGAATGCCACTGTCTTCCATCAAAAGTGCAACAACTTTCATGTTGTACTCTTTTATCACAGGCAAAGCTTTATTTAAGATTCCTTGCTCATATATGACAGAATTGAAAATTGCTCTTTGCCCTTTGTAGACTTTCATAACCTCGGAAATTACCTCTGGTCGTGGACTGTCAATTGAAAGTGGGGTGTCAACTTTGCTTTGAATGTTTTGAACCATCTTTTTTAGTATTTCCGCCTCAATGTCAACAAACGCCCCAGCGTTTACATCTATATAATGAGCACCTGCTTTTGCCTGTTTTTCTGCAAGAGATACTATGAAATTGTAATCTTCATTTTTTATAGCCTCTGCAACGTTTTTGACTGTTGAATTTATTTTCTCACCAATAATTATCATTCTGTGTTTTCACTCCTTTTTCTTAAGATACTCTTCTACCTTGTCCAGTTCAAAGCCATTGTAAATGTCGTTTAAAAGAAAATTGAGCTTGTGAAGCGCATCCAAAACAATCTCTTCAGAGATTTTATTTTCTCTTCTCAGCATTACAAGCTCATCTATGTCCATTATTCTGTAGCTGCCGTCAGGATACACCACAACATCAACAAGCAAATCTTCTGTAATAATCTTTTCTTCATCTTTCCGTGTATTAATGATATCACAATAGGTATAAATTAGTCTATCATCATGTCCATAGACCTTGCTAATTTTTATTCCTTTGTCAAAGTATATGCAAGAAGCTCCCCATTTGATATCCTCTCTTTTTTTGATTGGCAGCCATTTGGTGACCAATATCATATCGTCAAGATAGACAATTTGGTCAGATGAGATATCTATCTCCTCTTCTGGATAAAATCTTTTTCTTATAAGCTTCAATTTTATTCCCCTTTTTCGATTGATTTTTTTGAAAATTATTATATAATGATAAATAGAGATTTGTAAACTTCATTTTAAAAGACATATAAAGCAAGAGGTCGGGATGTGGCGCAGTTTGGTAGCGCGCTTGGTTCGGGACCAAGAGGTCGCAGGTTCAAGTCCTGTCATCCCGACCATTCTAAATAACTAAGTTTTTCAATTTTCTTGAATAGTACCAAGGTTGAGTAGGCTCTCTAAACAGTTTGTGGCTTGCTTTTTAAGTTCAAGGTTCACATGACTGTAGATGTCTAAAGTGGTTGAGATGTCTCTATGTCCTAAAATTTCTTGCACAATCTTGGGATGTACATTCTGTTGTAATAATAACGTGGCTACTGTATGTCTTAGGTCGTGCAATCTGATGTTTGGCAGGTTTGCCTTTTTCAAAAGCTGTTTGAATTTTCTCTCAAAATTGCGTGGGTCAATAGGTGTGCCTTGTGTTGTTACAAACACCAAGTTTAAAGAGTTGTAATCTGGTTGCTGTTGTTTTATGGCTTGGTGCTTGTTATAAAGCTCTTTTAATGTATCTGCCACAAAGTTAGGAATAGGAATCACCCTATAGCCTGCTTTAGTCTTAGGTGGTTGTAATACAAGTTTGGTTTTATGAGCTTGGTCGTATACTCTCACCAATGACCTTTGAACATGGATGGTACAGTTATTAAAGTCTATATCATCCCATTTTAACCCTAACAGTTCGCCACGCCTAAGACCAGTATAAAGCTCTAACAAGAAAGCAGGATAAAGAGGGTCATCTTTGGCAGCCTGTAAAAAGATTGTTACTTGCTCGGCTGAGAGAGTATTTATTTCTGGTCGTTCAACCTTGGGTAATGAGACCGCTTCAGATACATTTTGATTTATGTAACCACATTTTGCTGCTTGTTTCAATGCTGAATGAATGACAATGTGAACGTTCTTAACAGTCTTGGCTGAAAAGCCTTCATTTAAGAGCTTGTTATAAAACTGTTGAATGTCCAAAGGTGTTAATTCATCAAGGCAAATATGCCCTAAATGTGGCTTGATATAAACTCTGATAAGAAGTGTGTAATTGTCATAGGTGGTTTGTCTAATTCTTATTTTTAAAAACTGGTTCATCCAGATGTCTAACCAGTCACCTAAAGATATTTTAGAGCTTGGGTTATAGGTAGATGCCTTTTGTGTTTTACTTGCTGCCATTGTTGTGACCTCCTTGATGAAGAGCTTTAAAATTATTGCTTGTTAAAAAAGCTAAAAAAGCTAAAAAAGTTTGTAATTCAGAATCTTCAACGGTTGAAGGTGAGGACTTTTTTAGCAAGTGGCTGCTAAAAAAGTGCTAAAAAAGTCCCCAGCCTTTGAGTTAAGGGGTTTTTGTGCATTTTAAAAGTGCTAAAAAAGTTTTTAAGCAATAGATTGAAGTTTTTTTGCTCCTGCGTCTGTCAAAGACCAAAGTGTTTTAGGTCTGCCTGCTGTTTTTTCTTTTTTAGCTTCTATTAAACCCTGCGCATTTAACTTTTTTAGCAGTTTTACAAGCTTATTTGCGGTAATGTGCCCTTTAAATACATTTATAGCTATTTCGCTCTGGCTCAATGGTTTGTCCTTGAGTGCGGTCAATAAATTTAAAACCATTGAGCTTTCTTTTTCTCTGTTGAATTCACTAAAAATGAATTCAACAGACTTTTGGCAATAGTCCCATACCAACCTTGCGGTACAGATATGTTCAGGTGTAATTCTATCGCTACCATCCATTAAGGCATATATAAGGCTCAGTCTCAAGATTTGTGCCTCTGCTCTGCCTATTAAAGCTGCTGTTTCACCTTCCCCCTTGTCTGCGTATTTTTCATATATAAGTGCCCACACTTCTTTGGCTGCATCAGTTTTTGAAATTGGTCCTTCTGGTGCTTTTGCCACCATGTCCTTTATCCATAGCCCTAAGCCTGTAAGTTTATCCTCAGGTATTTGTGGAGGATTTGGCAATAGTTTGCTTCTCCTAACACATAACCATAAAAACCTATTGCCAAAACCGTTCATTTTCTCCACGTCCGACAGTTCTTTTTTCAGCTCATCAAAAGTAATGTGCCCTATCAATGAGATATGCGCATTCGTAGCTCTGGCATAGTTTGTTTTAGATAATGTTTCAAGTTTAGCTTTACCATCCCATGCATTTCTGAGCAATGGAGAAAGTGTATTCCCTTCTCTTTTCATAACCCTAAGAAGAGAGGCAAACTCAGACTCAATAATAAGTAACCTCTTATCCTCAACGCCTGGGTCTATCATTTCATAAGTCTCAGAGTTCTTGTCCCATTTAAAGATAGGGTCCCTAACATGGTATATAATGCCTTCCCCCGAAACTGTACCATTTCGTACATTGTTCAAAATATAGCTTTGGTCTACCTTTTCAAAAACTCTCTCTATAATTGACCAGCTTGACCCTTTTCGCCCACTTGCAGTATCGCCGACCAATACCGCAAAAAGATTTGGATAATGCCTGTCGCCTCCTACTTCAAGCCACGCCCGCCTTCCTACCATGTTCCCAAAGGCTACTAAGAAGTTAATGAGCAAAGCTTCAGGTGCTGCTTCTGTGAAATCCTTGAGATAATTCACAACCGCACCGCCTACACCCCTGTAAACATCCTTTGGCATAGGTTGAGGGAATTCCTGTATCTCAATACTGTCAAAATCCTCTGTTTCTTGGGTAGAATTAAAGAGATTTTCAAGCTCAGCTATATAGCTCACTGGTTCATCCCCCCTTGTAACCTCTGCATTTCTCTTTTAGCAATGGACTCACATACTCTTAAAACCTCTTTATCATCCATTGGTGGTTTGTTATATTCCCTATTCCAAGCTAAAACCAACATAGTGGCTAAGACAGGATTTATTCTTTTCCTCAGCAATAACCCCATAAGAGAGGCAGCCGACATATTTCTGTACCCCTCAGGTACACCCTGCGCTAATTTTCTCCACCATTCAGGTGGTCGCTTCACATCTGTTAAAGGTTTTTCGACTATCATATCAATCAACCATTTTGGAGGCTCGGCTATTTCAACCTCCAATGGATGGCTGGAAGCTTCCCACATGTATTGGTTGCCACTTTTATGAATGGATGGAGCTACAACAATGTAACCTCCATCGCTCCTAATGTCCACCTTGGGAATGAAACCAACTTTGTTAGGTACTACAACATCAGAAGGATATTTAAAGAGTATATGCTTTCCACCGCTGCCTGTAAGCTGTTCAACAGTATCAGGAAGCTTATCGTGTTCAACCTCAAGTGTTCTTAATTCTTCCTTTCCTATCTCACCGTCAACATCCAAAACAAAGAATCCAGATATCTTACCTGTCGCAATGCCAATATTAGCCCATGGTCTTTTTAACCACCATTCCTTTACCTTCTTTTTGTCCTTTGTTGCGTCCTTAACTCCATTGGGTACAAGCTCGCCAAGTGGGTGTTTTCCTGCGTTTGGACAATCTCTCTTGCCACAAGTACATTGTCCATCTACAATTGAGTGTAAAGGTAAGACTGCCCAGTTCAGTCTTTCAACATATGCTATTGCTGCACGTAACATCTTAAGATTTTGGTTTTCGTTGCTCATTTTTTTCACCTCTTTCCTTTTCGTTTCATAATGTATTGCACTTTAATTTCCCTTCTGGTATCATTAAATTAAAAGT harbors:
- a CDS encoding dihydropteroate synthase — its product is MIIIGEKINSTVKNVAEAIKNEDYNFIVSLAEKQAKAGAHYIDVNAGAFVDIEAEILKKMVQNIQSKVDTPLSIDSPRPEVISEVMKVYKGQRAIFNSVIYEQGILNKALPVIKEYNMKVVALLMEDSGIPEDPQSRLEIAKRLVDRFDKEGILLEDIFLDPMVQPVSVDKRYVDIALETIRLLRNEFENVNIICGLSNISFGLPKRRWINRAFLPIAIYFGLNSCIADPLDDVLMKLIYASETLSGQDEFCMEYITKAREGFLD
- a CDS encoding DUF402 domain-containing protein is translated as MKLIRKRFYPEEEIDISSDQIVYLDDMILVTKWLPIKKREDIKWGASCIYFDKGIKISKVYGHDDRLIYTYCDIINTRKDEEKIITEDLLVDVVVYPDGSYRIMDIDELVMLRRENKISEEIVLDALHKLNFLLNDIYNGFELDKVEEYLKKKE
- a CDS encoding tyrosine-type recombinase/integrase, with product MAASKTQKASTYNPSSKISLGDWLDIWMNQFLKIRIRQTTYDNYTLLIRVYIKPHLGHICLDELTPLDIQQFYNKLLNEGFSAKTVKNVHIVIHSALKQAAKCGYINQNVSEAVSLPKVERPEINTLSAEQVTIFLQAAKDDPLYPAFLLELYTGLRRGELLGLKWDDIDFNNCTIHVQRSLVRVYDQAHKTKLVLQPPKTKAGYRVIPIPNFVADTLKELYNKHQAIKQQQPDYNSLNLVFVTTQGTPIDPRNFERKFKQLLKKANLPNIRLHDLRHTVATLLLQQNVHPKIVQEILGHRDISTTLDIYSHVNLELKKQATNCLESLLNLGTIQEN
- a CDS encoding helix-turn-helix transcriptional regulator gives rise to the protein MSYIAELENLFNSTQETEDFDSIEIQEFPQPMPKDVYRGVGGAVVNYLKDFTEAAPEALLINFLVAFGNMVGRRAWLEVGGDRHYPNLFAVLVGDTASGRKGSSWSIIERVFEKVDQSYILNNVRNGTVSGEGIIYHVRDPIFKWDKNSETYEMIDPGVEDKRLLIIESEFASLLRVMKREGNTLSPLLRNAWDGKAKLETLSKTNYARATNAHISLIGHITFDELKKELSDVEKMNGFGNRFLWLCVRRSKLLPNPPQIPEDKLTGLGLWIKDMVAKAPEGPISKTDAAKEVWALIYEKYADKGEGETAALIGRAEAQILRLSLIYALMDGSDRITPEHICTARLVWDYCQKSVEFIFSEFNREKESSMVLNLLTALKDKPLSQSEIAINVFKGHITANKLVKLLKKLNAQGLIEAKKEKTAGRPKTLWSLTDAGAKKLQSIA
- a CDS encoding bifunctional DNA primase/polymerase, which encodes MSNENQNLKMLRAAIAYVERLNWAVLPLHSIVDGQCTCGKRDCPNAGKHPLGELVPNGVKDATKDKKKVKEWWLKRPWANIGIATGKISGFFVLDVDGEIGKEELRTLEVEHDKLPDTVEQLTGSGGKHILFKYPSDVVVPNKVGFIPKVDIRSDGGYIVVAPSIHKSGNQYMWEASSHPLEVEIAEPPKWLIDMIVEKPLTDVKRPPEWWRKLAQGVPEGYRNMSAASLMGLLLRKRINPVLATMLVLAWNREYNKPPMDDKEVLRVCESIAKREMQRLQGGMNQ